The Solidesulfovibrio sp. genome segment GGCCACGGCCAAGGCGGCCGTGACCATAACCGACGACCTGGGCCATGAGGTCCGGCTGGAAAAGCCGGCCCAGAGGATCGTGGCCCTCTACGGCGCCCTAAACGAGATCCTCGCCGGCATGGGCCTGACGGGCCGCCTGGTGGCCCGCACCGAGGCCGACAGCCAGCCGCCGGCCATCGCCGGCCTGCCGGTCATCGGCACCCACATGCGGCCGAACATCGAGCGTGTCCTGGCCGTCGCCCCCGACCTGGTGCTCCAGGCGGCCGGGCGCGGCGAGGCCGAGGAGGCGGCCGCGAGCCTGGCCCGCCTGGGCCTGCCCACGGCCGTTTTCGCCATGGCCGATTTCCCGGGGCTTTATTCCGCCATCGCGCGCCTCGGCCAGCTCACCGGGGAACCGGACGCCGCGGCGAAACTGGTCGCCGGCCTTACGGCCCGGCTGGACGCCGTGGCGGCCAAAACAGGCGCCGCCGAGCGGCCGACGGTCTTTTTCGAGGTCCGCTCGGGAAGCCTGCTCGCCGCCGGCCAGGGCTCCATGGTCGACGCGGTCATCACCGCCGCGGGCGGAAAAAACGCCGTGGCGACGGACAAAAAGATCGTGCGCCTGGCCGACGAGGAACTGCTGCGCCTGGCCCCGCAAGTCTGCCTCACCCAGCGCGGGC includes the following:
- a CDS encoding ABC transporter substrate-binding protein — protein: MALYGALNEILAGMGLTGRLVARTEADSQPPAIAGLPVIGTHMRPNIERVLAVAPDLVLQAAGRGEAEEAAASLARLGLPTAVFAMADFPGLYSAIARLGQLTGEPDAAAKLVAGLTARLDAVAAKTGAAERPTVFFEVRSGSLLAAGQGSMVDAVITAAGGKNAVATDKKIVRLADEELLRLAPQVCLTQRGPMNPEARPMAERPEYAALPCVRNGRNFLVDEAVFSRPGPGSVTAVEALATLLAATPAPEARP